CAGGCCCCGCGCCTGCGGTAAATGACATTCTCAAAGGCTCACCAAGACGCAACTCACGATGCCCGACCACTTCCGCCTTCAAACGGTCCTTAGCCGCATCGCTCGCCTTGCGAATTTCCCAAGAGCGTGGCATACCACTGGGATGGCCCATCCGCCCATTTCGCTGTAAACGCATAGTATGCTTCCCAGCCAGCAAGTTTAAGTTAGCGCTCTTGGTCCAACCTTCACTGGTAACAGATGATACGGGAATTTCTAACAACTCAGCCGCCGACTTGGGGCTTTCACCAAAGGAAAGTTCCACCCGCTCTCCATCAATATAAACCTGTCGCGCGTAATTGGGTAATTGCTCAAAATACAAACCATACCAGCCATCGGCACTTACCTCAAAATCATACTCTGCCCATTGAGAGGCAGGAATGGATCCCTTGCCTGAATCCTTCCAAGGTCGACTAAAGTGAATATCCCCACGATCATACTCCAGGAGCGGACCACCGATGCTGAAAGCACGAGGCGTGGCCTCATTAGCGTGTGACGATTTAGCTAGTAGTAGGCAACTAGCTATAACTGACATGAAAATAAAAGGGGTACGGATCATGATATATAAGCTGATAGACATAAAATTCTATCATATGATAGAAGTGTCAACCAAGATTTAGTTAAAGGCACAAAAAAAGCCAAGCACTCACGATCTGAATGCTTGGCAGTAATTTAAGATCTTAGGCGAAGACATGCTTAAGGAATAGAGATCACGGCCGCTTAAATTTAGCCAATTCGGGGGGCGTCAAGGAGAACCAAAAATCATGTTTTGCAGGTAACAAACGCAGCGTATTGGTTCCGGGGCGCAAATCTAAATGCCCATTTTCCACCCGATCCCCATTGAGCAGGATTTCTTGTAGACCACGGGCCTTAAATTCAACAGTTTTCGTGCCATTGCTTTCCAGCTCTGTCAACAATGCGATCCCGGGGCCGGGACATCTACCGCCATCGGGATGGCTCAACGTTGCGGGTTCAAATCCCAGATCCCCTTCCTTCACTGCCAGAACCACATGGTCCTGCAAATGATTCTCCGGACCATCAGGGGTGTTAAAAGTTTCTTCGGTCAGAAAATACACGCGCCCGAACGTGCCATCTTCCAAACGAAAATCAACCTGAACCGCCAACGGAAGCGCCCCACCCAATTGGTTATAGCCCGTAGGTTGCGGTGCCAGCGTTATCTCTTCACTCCAAACGCCACTGGACGCCAAATCTCCAATCACTTGCCACTCCTTACCAGCGTTAAAAAGCGGAGGCAAACGCCATGTCATCCGAACCTCTCGAATGGACTCTGCTCCTGCATTCTCCATTTGAAAAGAGAGCGTTTTTTGATCTCCAGACACAGCCAGCGTGCCTTTCAACCACGGAAAATCTTCTGCCCCAATCAAGCGAGGGACCCCCTCTTCCTCAGGCCAAGGCACTGCAAACCGCCAGCCCCCCAACGGCAAGGGGATTAACTCAACAGGGCGCCCATCGACCTTCACCACCGGCGCAACTTGCCCTGGGCTTCCGTTCAAACGGAGTTCTAACGGCACTTCAGCCCCTGCCAGCGCGGGGCCCGGGCGGAGCAGTGAAAAAGCTTCTGCACCGATAGGAGACAAATGGGCACGAGTAAACTGAATTCGATATGCCGCATATTCATCCTGACGACAATACCAGGCATCCTCGAGATGCGCGTGGGCCTCCAGTTGTTTCCCTAGCAACTCCCAGGTGTTTTTTCTCGCGTGGGTATTGGCGTGATACGCCCAGGTAATATTCGGCTCAAAAGCCTGTAAGTCAGGATCACTGTAAAATTTTTGAAAAGCTTCGTCCACCGGATTCCCGTCAGCGGGCAGGACATTCGCCCCGGAAATTTCCGAGTCCTTCTCATTCCGCCGCACAGGAACATGATGATAGCCTGCGCGAAGCAACATTTGGTACAACCGTCCCCGGGCATCTGGATCAAATGCACTCGCCTGCGAATTGCTCGGATAAGCAAAACAGTTTACCGGTCGATCCAAACGGCATTCCAAATCAATCCGTGGAAGCAGCATTTCACGCCAGGTTTGAGCCGGAGCGATACAGGAGAGACGGCTATGAGTGATCGAATGAGACTGCACGGTGTGGCCGCGCGTCAAAAGGTCGCGCTCGAAGGTATTCGGCTTCCTTCCAGTCATGACGTAGAAGGAACCTTTGAATCCATGTTTCTCCAGCAGGTCCGCCATTTTGATATCTGCCTGTGGCCCATCATCCCAACGGGTGGAAATCGCCCAGTTGGCCCCCTTCGGCAATGGAAGAGTTTCCAGCTCAGGGGAAGCCATTCCTTCGATATCGATGACTTGCCGGCAAAAGCCCGGAGGTAGTAAATCGTTCGAATTGCTTGATCGAGCGGGCGATATGTCAGCTTGCGCAAAGACTGGAAGTAGTCCGCAGACGAAAACCGCGGCTCTCCGGAAGACTTCCCTATCTCTTTTTCTTTTTTCACTCATAGGAATTTTCTTTTAGTTAAAGACACATAAAAAAGCCAAGCACTCATGATCTGAGTGCTTGGCAGTAATTTAAGATCTTAGGCGAATTTACCGCCCAAGAAAACGCTAAAAACCATATCAATTAGACGCAATTAACTACGAACGACGACGAGTCACAGCAAACATGCCAACTGCGAGCCCTAGAAGCATTGCGAATGTTGTTGGTTCTGGAATCACAGAGAGCACAGTCAGTTCTAGATTATCAGAGCCATAACTTGCCTGAAATTCATAATCTCCGGAGGTCACCGTCGCACCGTCCGCAAGATTCGCAAAGACGCCCGACAACGAGGTGCCTGCAGCGACAATCGTAATGGTATCATTGATACTTAAGCCCGTCGCAACACCTACAAAATTCAGGTTTACACCTGAACCAATCGTAGCCGTTGTTCCCGCATCGAGAAAACCACTCTTAGCAAAATCGTATTCAAATGCAGAACCATCCGAGAAGGTAAGCGTCGTGCCAGCACTTCCGACACCCGCCAAAGTCGCTCCAGAAGCCACCGAAATATTGGCACTCACCGAGCCGTCTACAACTAGAGTCCCCTCGTTCACAAAAGTACCATACAGGGCATCATTATTGCCAGAGATGGTCCAAGTACCAGCACCATCCTTATAAATACGGCCGCTGCCTCCGCTATCGAGCGAACCTGCAAGAATACCATCACCTGCACCACCAAGATACAAAGAGCGACCATTGGCTACTGAAACTGCACCAGTGTTGCTTAAGTTAAGAGTTCCAGACTCAGAATTAATGCGAGTACCTGTAACAACATTGCCGAAAAGCAGCTGACCACCAAAGGTGTTATCGCCGCTAACATTGACGATCGCACCATCCCCGCCGCCGCCGCTCAAGCCGTCGCCAGAAAGCGTCGTACGCTCATTGGCAATGTTGATGCCGCCGTGAAGTCGCAGCGTGCCGCCATTGTCGATCGTTAAGCCGGTCGTGGACGTACCGTCTCCCGCGCCCAGAGCACTGGAGCTGTGAACATTGAGGACCGCACCGTTCTTAATTGAGGTCCCCAAGGAATACGTATTCTCACCACTCAGCGTCTGCGTCATACTCGTAGAGCCATTCCCCACGACCAAGGCGACCTTTCCTGTCGTGCTGCCAATAGAATCCTGAATCACTCCACTAAAGCTATAGCTGGAATCACCAGCCAAGGTAATGGGACGATTATTGTTTACAATCATTCCCACCGTACCACCGCCTCCAGCATAGTCATTGAGCCCTCCAAGAGTCACACCGGGGTTCCCAAGACCAAGCACCGCACCAGAAGCAAGCGAAACATCATTATCCGCCCCAAAGGCCCCCCCAGTTACGTCTAAGCGTCCCTGCGACACAACAACGTTTCCCGTGTAGGTAGTTCCACTCGATGAATTCGCCAACGTCACACTTCCAGCACCATCGAACGTCAAATCGGCACTCCCAGATATTTGACTGTTTATTGTTAAATTATTGGCCGCATTATTTGTCCATGCCTGCGCACGATCCCCCACGTCAAGCGTGGCCACCGAAATGTAAGTAAAGTCTGCTCCACTATCCTGGACAATTCCTCCTCCACCCAGCGAAAGCGTCGCCCCATCCATAGTA
The nucleotide sequence above comes from Coraliomargarita algicola. Encoded proteins:
- a CDS encoding polysaccharide deacetylase family protein, which encodes MASPELETLPLPKGANWAISTRWDDGPQADIKMADLLEKHGFKGSFYVMTGRKPNTFERDLLTRGHTVQSHSITHSRLSCIAPAQTWREMLLPRIDLECRLDRPVNCFAYPSNSQASAFDPDARGRLYQMLLRAGYHHVPVRRNEKDSEISGANVLPADGNPVDEAFQKFYSDPDLQAFEPNITWAYHANTHARKNTWELLGKQLEAHAHLEDAWYCRQDEYAAYRIQFTRAHLSPIGAEAFSLLRPGPALAGAEVPLELRLNGSPGQVAPVVKVDGRPVELIPLPLGGWRFAVPWPEEEGVPRLIGAEDFPWLKGTLAVSGDQKTLSFQMENAGAESIREVRMTWRLPPLFNAGKEWQVIGDLASSGVWSEEITLAPQPTGYNQLGGALPLAVQVDFRLEDGTFGRVYFLTEETFNTPDGPENHLQDHVVLAVKEGDLGFEPATLSHPDGGRCPGPGIALLTELESNGTKTVEFKARGLQEILLNGDRVENGHLDLRPGTNTLRLLPAKHDFWFSLTPPELAKFKRP
- a CDS encoding PEP-CTERM sorting domain-containing protein, with product MKNTPQTYLGLRTTSGYILSAVTVSLITSLSAHADVISWDGDTSVTWTDGDNWSGGVAPADSLLTDIARFDVGSYGGSTYAPNVGTTSVYGIQIGSANGNFTMDGATLSLGGGGIVQDSGADFTYISVATLDVGDRAQAWTNNAANNLTINSQISGSADLTFDGAGSVTLANSSSGTTYTGNVVVSQGRLDVTGGAFGADNDVSLASGAVLGLGNPGVTLGGLNDYAGGGGTVGMIVNNNRPITLAGDSSYSFSGVIQDSIGSTTGKVALVVGNGSTSMTQTLSGENTYSLGTSIKNGAVLNVHSSSALGAGDGTSTTGLTIDNGGTLRLHGGINIANERTTLSGDGLSGGGGDGAIVNVSGDNTFGGQLLFGNVVTGTRINSESGTLNLSNTGAVSVANGRSLYLGGAGDGILAGSLDSGGSGRIYKDGAGTWTISGNNDALYGTFVNEGTLVVDGSVSANISVASGATLAGVGSAGTTLTFSDGSAFEYDFAKSGFLDAGTTATIGSGVNLNFVGVATGLSINDTITIVAAGTSLSGVFANLADGATVTSGDYEFQASYGSDNLELTVLSVIPEPTTFAMLLGLAVGMFAVTRRRS